A stretch of the Massilia varians genome encodes the following:
- the rpoC gene encoding DNA-directed RNA polymerase subunit beta' produces MKALLDLFKQVQQNESFDAIKIGLASPEKIRSWSFGEVKKPETINYRTFKPERDGLFCAKIFGPIKDYECLCGKYKRLKHRGVICEKCGVEVTLAKVRRERMGHIELASPTAHIWFLKSLPSRLGMVLDMTLRDIERVLYFEAYVVTDPGMTPLKKCQIMSEDDYAAKYEEYGDDFTAFMGAEGIRELLRSIDIHRDAEALRVELKESKSEAKIKKYAKRLKVLEAFQRSGIKPEWMIMEVLPVLPPELRPLVPLDGGRFATSDLNDLYRRVINRNNRLKRLMELRAPEIITRNEKRMLQEAVDSLLDNGRRGKAMTGANKRPLKSLAEMIKGKGGRFRQNLLGKRVDYSGRSVIVVGPQLKLHQCGLPKLMALELFKPFIFNKLELMGLATTIKAAKKLVEIQEPVVWDILEEVIKEHPVMLNRAPTLHRLGIQAFEPVLIEGKAIQLHPLVCAAFNADFDGDQMAVHVPLSIEAQMEARTLMLASNNILFPSNGEPSIVPSQDIVLGLYYATREAINAKGEGMMFPDVSEVIRAYDNKEVELATRITVRITEYPKNAEGEFDKTVTRYETTVGRAILSEILPKGLPFSVLNRALKKKEISKLINTSFRKCGLRATVVFADKLMQSGFRLATRAGISIAVDDMLIPDVKKGMIATAEAEVKQIEQQYASGLVTAGERYNKVVDIWGKTSDEVGKAMMDQLKVEPVTKRDGTEGTQESFNAIYMMADSGARGSAAQIRQLAGMRGLMAKPDGSIIETPITANFREGLNVLQYFISTHGARKGLADTALKTANSGYLTRRLVDVTQDLVVIEDDCGTTNGTHMKAMVEGGEVIEPLRDRILGRVAGTDIVNPETQETLFEAGTLLDEDMVEEIERVGIDEVKVRTPLNCDTRYGLCAKCYGRDLGRGLLVNAGEAVGVVAAQSIGEPGTQLTMRTFHIGGAASRAAVASSVEAKSNGTVRFTATMRYVTNGKGAQIVISRSGEVLITDDHGRERERHKVPYGATLIVKDGQVVKAGTPLSTWDPLTRPIITEYAGTIKFENVEEGVTVARQVDEVTGLSTLVAIDPKRRGSGKVLRPQVKLLNEEGQEVKIAGTEHAVTIGFQVGALIMVKDGQQVSVGEVLARIPTESQKTRDITGGLPRVAELFEARSPKDAGMLAEVTGTVAFGKETKGKQRLEITDMDGNKHEFLITKDKQVLVHDGQVVNKGEMIVDGPADPQDILRLLGIEALARYIVDEVQDVYRLQGVKINDKHIEVIVRQMLRRVVIVDAGDTDYIVGEQVERSELLEENDRMEAAGKLPATYENVLLGITKASLSTDSFISAASFQETTRVLTEAAIMGKRDGLRGLKENVIVGRLIPGGTGLAFHRARKEKEVWEAEERQALLQQEKANMAAELQAMEDQQNAAASVEQHQGDGE; encoded by the coding sequence ATGAAAGCACTGCTCGATCTATTCAAGCAAGTTCAGCAAAACGAGAGCTTCGACGCCATCAAGATCGGCCTCGCCTCGCCTGAAAAAATCCGTTCCTGGTCGTTCGGCGAAGTCAAGAAGCCGGAAACCATCAACTACCGCACCTTCAAGCCTGAGCGCGACGGCCTGTTCTGCGCCAAGATCTTTGGTCCGATCAAGGACTACGAATGCCTGTGCGGCAAGTACAAGCGCCTGAAGCACCGCGGCGTCATCTGCGAGAAGTGCGGCGTCGAAGTCACACTGGCCAAGGTGCGCCGCGAGCGCATGGGCCACATCGAGCTGGCCTCGCCGACCGCCCACATCTGGTTCCTGAAGTCGCTGCCGTCGCGTCTGGGCATGGTCCTGGACATGACCCTGCGCGACATCGAACGCGTGCTGTACTTCGAAGCCTACGTCGTGACCGATCCTGGCATGACCCCGCTGAAGAAGTGCCAGATCATGTCGGAAGACGACTACGCCGCCAAGTACGAAGAGTACGGCGACGACTTCACCGCATTCATGGGCGCCGAAGGCATCCGTGAACTGCTGCGCTCGATCGACATCCACCGCGATGCCGAAGCCCTGCGCGTCGAGCTGAAAGAGTCGAAATCCGAAGCCAAGATCAAGAAATACGCCAAGCGCCTGAAGGTGCTCGAGGCGTTCCAGCGCTCGGGCATCAAGCCTGAGTGGATGATCATGGAAGTGCTCCCGGTCCTGCCGCCGGAGCTGCGTCCGCTCGTCCCGCTGGATGGCGGCCGTTTCGCGACCTCCGACCTGAACGACCTGTATCGCCGCGTCATCAACCGTAACAACCGCCTGAAGCGCCTGATGGAACTGCGCGCGCCGGAAATCATTACGCGTAACGAGAAGCGCATGCTGCAGGAAGCAGTGGACTCGCTGCTGGACAACGGCCGTCGCGGCAAGGCGATGACCGGCGCCAACAAGCGTCCGCTGAAGTCGCTGGCCGAAATGATCAAGGGTAAGGGCGGCCGCTTCCGTCAGAACCTGCTGGGCAAGCGCGTCGACTATTCGGGCCGTTCGGTCATCGTGGTCGGTCCGCAGCTGAAACTGCACCAGTGCGGCCTGCCGAAGCTGATGGCCCTGGAACTGTTCAAGCCCTTCATCTTCAACAAGCTCGAACTGATGGGTCTCGCGACCACCATCAAGGCAGCCAAGAAGCTGGTCGAAATCCAGGAACCGGTGGTCTGGGACATCCTGGAAGAGGTCATCAAAGAGCACCCGGTCATGCTGAACCGTGCGCCGACCCTGCACCGTCTCGGTATCCAGGCGTTCGAGCCGGTCCTGATCGAAGGCAAGGCCATCCAGCTGCACCCGCTGGTCTGCGCGGCGTTCAACGCCGACTTCGACGGTGACCAGATGGCAGTCCACGTGCCGCTGTCGATCGAAGCGCAGATGGAAGCCCGCACCCTGATGCTGGCTTCGAACAACATCCTGTTCCCGTCGAACGGCGAACCGTCGATCGTCCCGTCGCAGGATATCGTGCTGGGTCTGTACTACGCGACCCGCGAGGCGATCAACGCCAAGGGCGAAGGCATGATGTTCCCGGACGTGTCGGAAGTCATCCGCGCGTACGACAACAAGGAAGTCGAGCTGGCCACCCGCATCACGGTGCGTATCACGGAGTACCCGAAGAACGCCGAGGGCGAATTCGACAAGACCGTGACCCGCTACGAGACCACCGTCGGCCGCGCCATCCTGTCCGAGATCCTGCCGAAAGGCCTGCCGTTCTCGGTGCTGAACCGCGCGCTGAAGAAGAAGGAAATCTCGAAGCTGATCAACACGTCGTTCCGCAAGTGCGGCCTGCGTGCGACCGTTGTCTTCGCGGACAAGCTGATGCAGTCGGGCTTCCGCCTGGCGACCCGCGCCGGCATCTCGATCGCCGTCGACGACATGCTGATCCCGGACGTCAAGAAGGGCATGATCGCGACCGCCGAAGCGGAAGTGAAGCAGATCGAGCAGCAGTACGCCTCGGGTCTGGTCACCGCCGGCGAGCGTTACAACAAGGTCGTCGACATCTGGGGCAAGACCTCGGACGAAGTCGGCAAGGCGATGATGGACCAGCTGAAAGTGGAGCCGGTCACCAAGCGCGATGGCACCGAAGGCACCCAGGAATCGTTCAACGCGATTTACATGATGGCCGACTCGGGCGCCCGTGGTTCGGCAGCCCAGATCCGCCAGCTGGCCGGTATGCGAGGCCTGATGGCCAAGCCGGACGGTTCGATTATCGAAACCCCGATTACCGCGAACTTCCGCGAAGGCTTGAACGTTCTGCAGTACTTCATCTCGACCCACGGCGCTCGTAAAGGTCTGGCGGATACGGCACTGAAGACCGCGAACTCGGGTTACCTGACCCGCCGCCTGGTCGACGTGACCCAGGATCTGGTGGTGATCGAGGACGATTGCGGCACCACCAACGGCACGCACATGAAGGCGATGGTCGAAGGCGGTGAAGTCATCGAGCCGCTGCGCGACCGTATCCTCGGCCGCGTCGCCGGTACCGACATTGTGAATCCGGAAACCCAGGAAACCCTGTTCGAAGCCGGCACGCTGCTGGACGAAGACATGGTCGAAGAGATCGAACGCGTCGGCATCGACGAAGTGAAGGTCCGCACCCCGCTGAACTGCGACACCCGCTACGGCCTGTGCGCCAAGTGCTACGGCCGTGACCTCGGCCGCGGCCTGCTGGTCAACGCCGGCGAAGCAGTCGGTGTGGTGGCGGCACAGTCGATCGGTGAGCCGGGTACCCAGCTGACCATGCGTACCTTCCACATCGGTGGTGCGGCATCGCGTGCGGCAGTGGCCTCGTCGGTCGAAGCCAAGTCGAACGGCACGGTCCGCTTCACCGCGACCATGCGTTACGTCACCAACGGCAAGGGCGCGCAGATCGTCATCTCGCGTTCGGGCGAAGTCCTGATCACCGACGACCACGGCCGTGAGCGCGAGCGTCACAAGGTGCCGTACGGCGCGACCCTGATCGTCAAGGACGGCCAGGTCGTCAAGGCCGGCACCCCGCTGTCGACCTGGGATCCGCTGACCCGTCCGATCATTACCGAGTACGCAGGCACCATCAAGTTCGAAAACGTGGAAGAGGGCGTCACCGTCGCTCGCCAGGTCGACGAAGTGACCGGCCTGTCGACCCTGGTGGCGATCGATCCGAAGCGCCGCGGTTCGGGCAAGGTCCTGCGTCCGCAGGTCAAGCTGCTGAACGAAGAAGGCCAGGAAGTGAAGATCGCCGGCACCGAACACGCCGTGACGATCGGCTTCCAGGTCGGCGCGCTGATCATGGTCAAGGACGGTCAGCAAGTCTCGGTGGGTGAAGTGCTGGCACGTATCCCGACCGAATCGCAGAAGACCCGTGACATTACCGGTGGTCTGCCGCGCGTTGCCGAACTGTTCGAAGCACGTTCGCCGAAAGACGCGGGCATGCTGGCCGAAGTCACCGGTACCGTCGCGTTCGGTAAAGAGACCAAGGGCAAGCAGCGCCTGGAAATCACCGACATGGACGGCAACAAGCACGAGTTCCTGATCACCAAGGACAAGCAAGTGCTGGTGCACGACGGCCAGGTGGTGAACAAGGGCGAGATGATCGTCGACGGTCCGGCCGATCCGCAGGACATCCTGCGCCTGCTGGGTATCGAAGCGCTGGCCCGCTACATCGTGGACGAAGTGCAGGACGTGTACCGTCTGCAGGGCGTGAAGATCAACGACAAGCACATCGAGGTGATCGTTCGCCAGATGCTGCGCCGCGTCGTGATCGTCGACGCCGGCGACACCGACTACATCGTCGGCGAGCAGGTGGAGCGTTCGGAGCTGCTGGAAGAGAACGATCGCATGGAAGCCGCAGGCAAGCTGCCGGCAACCTACGAAAACGTGCTGCTGGGTATTACCAAGGCATCGCTGTCGACCGACTCGTTCATCTCGGCCGCATCGTTCCAGGAAACCACCCGCGTCCTCACCGAAGCGGCGATCATGGGCAAGCGCGACGGCCTGCGCGGCCTGAAGGAAAACGTCATCGTCGGCCGCCTGATCCCTGGCGGTACCGGCCTGGCATTCCACCGTGCCCGCAAGGAGAAGGAAGTGTGGGAGGCGGAAGAGCGCCAGGCACTGCTGCAGCAAGAGAAGGCCAACATGGCCGCCGAGCTGCAGGCGATGGAAGACCAGCAGAATGCTGCGGCTTCGGTTGAGCAGCATCAGGGCGATGGCGAGTGA
- a CDS encoding ATP-binding protein produces the protein MPWPFDAASDAASASTTMSEMERRMRAHPWETTPVGPVSSWPQSLKHAVRTVLDLHMPAYLAWGDGYVQFFNDAYMPILGAKFEGALGNDTRVTWPEAWPTIAPLWEQVRQGATFGHDEFMMTLHRNGYPERCYFSHSYSPVYGNDGSIGGVLATLVETTRAVLGERRQTYQLKLADTLRRETEFAPMLKATIRLTSEYFTGSNVAYVELDEGKRTFTVKEEWKDGVETGGAQGTLPIDMLSPSQIEALRGGATICINDVSTDPECAAVAKPCLMLGIRSVVVIPLKDGDRLHGAGFLYKDYPYRWTIDERTLAEDLARRTWEALRRIRAEEALREETRMLELLNRAGKVLASTLDIDTLLQSVTDAATALTGAEFGAFFYNGKDANGDAYLLYTLCGAPREAFEGFGHPRPTPVFAPTFNGGAPVRSDDITKDPRYGRMGPHHGMPKGHLPVRSYLAASVNSRSGEVLGGLFFGHSQPKMFDERTEQLIAGFVAQAAVAIDNARLYELAQRAARERDGILASERAARAEAERHSKMKDEFLAMLAHELRNPLAPITNAAQLLRMPSVDENLRLKASSIISRQVRHMTELVDDLLDVSRVTRGLVKLETETLELTGVLRAAVEQARPHIEERKHALAVEAPMHPVVVAGDRTRLVQVLVNLLNNAAKYTPQGGKITLRLEAGPEQARMTVIDNGAGMDAKLLPHVFDLFTQAERTPDRSQGGLGIGLALVKTIVQMHGGQVEAHSDGPNLGSAVSVLLPLTREIESTVAPVSLRLAPASQPVAPCTLTIVDDNVDAAQSLAELLREQGHTVHVFDGAMRTLASTDILDTHAFILDIGLPDMTGYELARRLRRDHPTASFIALTGYGQARDRDLSKQAGFEHHLVKPVEFRALSDTLARLPQCRPSPQTAQQGVTQEPDIAGVS, from the coding sequence ATGCCTTGGCCCTTTGACGCGGCTTCCGATGCTGCAAGCGCATCGACGACCATGTCGGAAATGGAGCGCCGCATGCGCGCCCATCCCTGGGAGACCACCCCGGTCGGCCCCGTCAGCAGTTGGCCCCAAAGCCTGAAACACGCCGTGCGCACCGTGCTCGACCTGCACATGCCGGCCTACCTCGCCTGGGGCGATGGCTACGTCCAGTTCTTCAACGACGCCTACATGCCCATCCTCGGCGCCAAGTTCGAGGGCGCGCTGGGCAACGACACCCGCGTCACCTGGCCCGAGGCCTGGCCGACCATCGCGCCGCTGTGGGAGCAGGTGCGCCAGGGCGCCACCTTCGGCCACGACGAATTCATGATGACCCTGCACCGCAACGGCTATCCGGAGCGGTGCTACTTCAGCCATTCCTACAGCCCGGTCTACGGCAACGACGGCAGCATCGGCGGCGTGCTGGCCACCCTGGTGGAGACCACCAGGGCCGTGCTGGGCGAGCGCCGCCAGACCTACCAGCTCAAGCTGGCCGACACCCTGCGCCGCGAGACCGAGTTCGCTCCGATGCTGAAGGCGACCATCCGTCTCACCAGCGAATACTTCACCGGCTCCAACGTCGCCTACGTCGAACTCGACGAGGGCAAGCGCACTTTCACCGTCAAGGAAGAGTGGAAGGACGGCGTCGAGACTGGCGGCGCCCAGGGCACGCTGCCGATCGACATGCTGTCGCCGAGCCAGATCGAGGCGCTGCGCGGCGGCGCCACCATCTGCATCAATGACGTCTCGACCGATCCGGAATGCGCGGCCGTCGCCAAGCCCTGCCTGATGCTCGGCATCCGTTCGGTGGTGGTGATCCCGCTGAAGGACGGCGACCGCCTGCATGGCGCCGGCTTCCTCTACAAGGACTATCCCTACCGCTGGACCATTGATGAGCGCACCCTGGCCGAAGACCTGGCGCGCCGCACCTGGGAAGCCTTGCGCCGCATCCGCGCCGAGGAAGCGCTGCGCGAAGAGACCCGCATGCTCGAGCTGCTCAACCGCGCTGGCAAGGTGCTGGCCTCCACGCTCGACATCGACACCCTGCTGCAGTCCGTCACCGACGCCGCCACCGCGCTGACCGGCGCCGAATTCGGCGCCTTCTTCTACAACGGCAAGGACGCCAACGGCGACGCCTACTTGCTATATACGCTCTGCGGCGCACCCCGCGAGGCCTTTGAAGGATTCGGCCACCCGCGCCCGACCCCGGTCTTCGCGCCCACCTTCAACGGCGGCGCGCCGGTGCGCAGCGACGACATCACCAAGGATCCGCGCTATGGGCGCATGGGGCCGCACCATGGCATGCCGAAAGGCCACCTGCCGGTGCGCAGCTACCTGGCCGCTTCGGTCAACTCGCGTTCGGGCGAGGTGCTGGGCGGCCTGTTCTTCGGCCACTCGCAGCCGAAGATGTTCGACGAGCGCACCGAGCAGCTCATCGCCGGCTTCGTGGCCCAGGCCGCGGTGGCGATCGACAACGCGCGCCTGTACGAGCTGGCGCAGCGCGCGGCCCGCGAGCGCGACGGCATCCTGGCCAGCGAGCGCGCCGCCAGGGCCGAGGCCGAGCGCCACAGCAAGATGAAGGACGAGTTCCTGGCCATGCTGGCGCACGAGCTGCGCAATCCGCTGGCGCCGATCACCAATGCGGCCCAGCTGCTGCGCATGCCCAGCGTCGACGAGAACCTGCGCCTGAAGGCCAGCAGCATCATCTCGCGCCAGGTGCGCCACATGACGGAGCTGGTGGACGACCTGCTGGATGTGTCGCGGGTCACGCGCGGCCTGGTCAAGCTCGAGACCGAGACGCTCGAACTGACCGGCGTGCTGCGCGCCGCGGTCGAGCAGGCGCGCCCGCATATCGAGGAGCGCAAGCACGCGCTGGCGGTGGAAGCGCCCATGCATCCGGTGGTGGTGGCGGGCGACCGCACGCGCCTGGTGCAGGTGCTGGTGAACCTGCTGAACAACGCGGCCAAGTACACGCCGCAGGGCGGCAAGATTACGCTGCGCCTGGAAGCCGGTCCGGAACAGGCGCGCATGACCGTCATCGACAACGGCGCCGGCATGGACGCCAAGCTGCTGCCGCACGTGTTCGACCTGTTCACCCAGGCCGAGCGCACGCCTGACCGCTCGCAGGGCGGCCTCGGGATCGGCCTGGCGCTGGTCAAGACCATCGTCCAGATGCACGGCGGCCAGGTGGAAGCGCACAGCGACGGGCCCAACCTGGGTTCCGCGGTGTCGGTGCTGCTGCCCTTGACCCGGGAGATCGAGTCCACCGTGGCGCCGGTGTCGCTGCGCCTGGCGCCGGCTTCGCAGCCGGTCGCGCCGTGCACGCTCACCATCGTCGACGACAATGTCGACGCGGCCCAGTCGCTGGCGGAGCTGCTGCGCGAGCAGGGGCATACCGTGCACGTGTTCGACGGCGCCATGCGCACGCTGGCGTCCACGGACATCCTCGACACCCACGCCTTCATCCTCGACATCGGCCTGCCGGACATGACCGGCTACGAGCTGGCGCGCCGCCTGCGCCGCGACCATCCGACGGCCAGCTTCATCGCGCTCACCGGCTACGGCCAGGCGCGCGACCGCGATCTGTCGAAGCAGGCCGGTTTCGAGCACCACCTGGTCAAGCCGGTGGAATTCCGGGCGCTGTCGGACACCCTGGCCCGGCTGCCGCAGTGCCGGCCCTCGCCGCAGACGGCGCAACAGGGTGTGACGCAGGAACCGGATATCGCAGGCGTCAGCTGA
- the sodC gene encoding superoxide dismutase [Cu-Zn] SodC, with amino-acid sequence MNIRWMCAAVLGASCALANAADMKVTMKMATDKGEGADVGTVTVSETKYGLVFTPALTKLPAGLHGFHVHENGSCGPNQKDGKTVPAGAAGGHLDPAKTGKHGLPWGEGHLGDLPALTVDDKGNATNPVLAPRLKLADVKGKALMIHAGGDNHADHPAPLGGGGGRIACGVIQ; translated from the coding sequence ATGAACATTCGATGGATGTGCGCCGCCGTGCTGGGCGCTAGCTGCGCCCTTGCCAACGCCGCCGACATGAAGGTGACCATGAAGATGGCCACCGACAAGGGAGAGGGCGCCGATGTCGGCACCGTCACCGTCAGCGAGACCAAGTACGGCCTCGTGTTCACCCCGGCGCTGACCAAGCTGCCAGCCGGCCTGCACGGCTTCCACGTGCATGAAAACGGCAGCTGCGGCCCGAACCAGAAGGACGGCAAGACGGTGCCCGCGGGCGCCGCCGGCGGCCACCTCGATCCGGCCAAGACCGGCAAGCACGGCCTGCCCTGGGGCGAGGGCCATCTTGGCGACCTGCCGGCCCTGACGGTGGACGACAAGGGCAACGCCACCAACCCGGTGCTGGCGCCGCGCCTGAAGCTGGCGGACGTCAAGGGCAAGGCCCTGATGATCCATGCGGGCGGCGACAACCACGCCGACCATCCGGCGCCGCTGGGCGGCGGGGGCGGACGGATCGCCTGCGGCGTGATCCAGTAA
- the hpaR gene encoding homoprotocatechuate degradation operon regulator HpaR, with protein sequence MSRRITNRDLPQQFLKARDALMSHFRPVLNHFGVTEQQWRILRALDEHEQLEPRELCELCQILSPSMAGVLARMEEVGLVQRQRVAADARRVMVSLAPKGDALFDEIAPLIERQYRLMEKTWGKDVLDGLSSALAGFIAAQATPVPQVELPKHHAPADE encoded by the coding sequence GTGTCCCGCCGCATAACAAACCGCGACCTGCCGCAGCAGTTCTTGAAGGCGCGCGACGCGCTGATGTCACACTTTCGCCCGGTGCTGAACCACTTCGGCGTGACCGAGCAGCAGTGGCGCATCCTGCGCGCCCTGGACGAGCATGAACAGCTCGAGCCGCGCGAATTGTGCGAGCTGTGCCAGATCCTGAGCCCGAGCATGGCCGGGGTGCTGGCGCGCATGGAAGAAGTCGGCCTGGTGCAGCGCCAGCGCGTGGCGGCCGATGCGCGCCGGGTGATGGTGAGCCTGGCGCCGAAGGGCGACGCGCTGTTCGACGAGATCGCGCCGCTGATCGAACGTCAGTACCGCTTGATGGAAAAGACGTGGGGAAAAGACGTGCTGGACGGCCTGTCGAGCGCCCTGGCCGGCTTCATCGCGGCGCAGGCGACCCCGGTGCCGCAGGTGGAACTGCCGAAGCACCACGCTCCGGCGGACGAGTGA
- a CDS encoding bestrophin family protein, with protein MIIRDRPSGLKLFLLLRGSVLHRILPVLAVNVAIAIAVTWTHGVLGGLKITVTPIPFTLIGLPLAIFLGFRNNSAYDRFWEGRKLWGELVLRSRNLARQCTGLIQGEGPALARNGLQDVRVRMVLRAVAFCGSLRDLLRQHPPDPQLARFLAPREFDRMQGAPNQPDYLMRQMGQDLGQCVQTGRIDACLAAGIDATLSAMTAAAASCERIKNTPIPFSYSVLLHRTAYMYCFLLPFGLVDTLEFMTPVVVAIVAYTFFGLDALGDELEEPFGMEPNDLPLDAICRAIEIDLRSALEDEDIPPPLQAVDFRLM; from the coding sequence GTGATTATCCGAGACAGGCCCTCCGGCCTCAAGCTGTTCCTGCTGCTGCGCGGCTCTGTCCTGCACCGCATCCTGCCCGTCCTCGCCGTGAACGTGGCGATCGCCATCGCGGTCACCTGGACGCACGGGGTGCTCGGCGGCCTGAAGATCACCGTCACCCCGATTCCCTTCACCCTGATCGGCCTGCCGCTCGCGATCTTCCTCGGCTTTCGCAACAATTCGGCCTACGACCGCTTCTGGGAAGGGCGCAAGCTGTGGGGCGAACTGGTGTTGCGTAGCCGCAACCTGGCGCGCCAGTGCACGGGACTGATCCAGGGCGAGGGCCCGGCCCTGGCCCGCAACGGCCTGCAGGACGTGCGGGTGCGCATGGTCCTGCGCGCCGTCGCCTTCTGCGGCTCCCTGCGCGACCTGCTGCGCCAGCACCCGCCCGACCCGCAGCTGGCGCGCTTCCTCGCGCCGCGCGAATTCGACCGGATGCAGGGCGCGCCCAACCAACCGGACTACCTGATGCGGCAGATGGGCCAGGACCTCGGCCAGTGCGTGCAGACGGGCCGCATCGACGCCTGCCTGGCCGCCGGCATCGACGCCACGCTGTCGGCGATGACGGCCGCCGCCGCCTCGTGCGAGCGCATCAAGAACACGCCGATTCCCTTCTCGTACTCGGTGCTGCTGCACCGCACCGCGTACATGTACTGCTTCCTGCTGCCCTTCGGCCTGGTCGACACCCTCGAGTTCATGACACCGGTGGTGGTGGCGATCGTGGCCTACACCTTCTTCGGCCTCGACGCCCTCGGCGACGAGCTCGAGGAACCTTTCGGCATGGAGCCGAACGACCTGCCGCTGGACGCGATCTGCCGCGCGATCGAGATCGACCTGCGCAGCGCGCTGGAGGACGAGGACATTCCGCCGCCCCTGCAGGCGGTCGACTTCCGTTTGATGTAA